Proteins encoded within one genomic window of Lynx canadensis isolate LIC74 chromosome B4, mLynCan4.pri.v2, whole genome shotgun sequence:
- the BAZ2A gene encoding bromodomain adjacent to zinc finger domain protein 2A isoform X2 encodes MEANDHFNFTGLPPAPAASGLKPSPSSGEGLYTNGSPMNFPQQGKSLNGDVNVNGLSTVSHTTTSGILNSAPHSSSTSHLHHPSVAYDCLWNYSQYPSANPGSNLKDPPLLSQFSGGQYPLNGILGGSRQPSSPSHNTNLRAGSQEFWANGTQSPMGLNFDSQELYDSFPDQNFEVMPNGPPSFFTSPQTSPMLGSSIQTFAPSQEVGSGIHPNEAAEKELTSVVAENGTGLVGSLELEEEQPELKMCGYNGSVPSVESLHQEVSVLVPDPTVSCLDDPSHLPDQLEDTPILSEVSLEPFNPLAPEPVSGGLYGIDDTELMGTEDKLPLEDSPVISALDCPSLNNATAFSLLADDSQTSASIFASPTSPPVLGESVLQDNTFDLNNGSDAEQEEMETQSSDFPPSLTQPAPDQSSTIQLHPATSPAAPPTASPAISLAVSPAASLEISPEVSPAVSPAVSPEVSPVISPAAFPAVSPTSSAALPPVSSEVSLTASPVTSPKVSPAASPAAVLPAASPADKDVSSLPETTADLEEITGEGVTTSGSGDVLRRRIATPEEVRLPLQHGWRREVRIKKGSHRWQGETWYYGPCGKRMKQFPEVIKYLSRNVVHNVRREHFSFSPRMPVGDFFEERDTPEGLQWVQLSAEEIPSRIQAITGKRGRPRNTEKAKTKEVPKVKRGRGRPPKVKITELLNKTDNRLLKKLEAQETLNEEDKAKMTKIKKKMKQKVQRGECQSTVQGQARNKRKQETKSLKQKEAKKKPKVEKEKVKTKQEKLKEKVKREKKEKVKLKEKEEVAKGKSACKADKTLAMQRRLEERQRQQMILEEMKKPTEDMCLTDHQPLPDFSRIPGLILPSGAFSDCLTIVEFLHSFGKVLGFDPAKDVPSLGVLQEGLLCQGDSLGEVQDLLVRLLKAALYDPGLPSYCQSLKILGEKVSEIPLTRDNVSEILRCFLMAYGVEPALCDSLRTQPFQAQPPQQKAAVLAFLVHELNGSTLIINEIDKTLESMSSYRKNKWIVEGRLRRLKTALAKRTGRPEVEMQGPEEGLGRRRSSRIMEETSGMEEEEEEETVATVHGRRGRRDGEVDATASSIPELERQIEKLSKRQLFFRKKLLHSSQMLRAVSLGQDRYRRRYWVLPYLAGIFVEGTEESLVPEDVIKQETDSLKVAAHPAPSPAPFSLKKELAGSSTSASTPVRARGRPRKTKPGSMQPRHLKSPVRGQGSEQPDAQLQPEIQPHPQLQAHAQPQPQLQLHPQSQNGFLEPEGSPLSLGQSQHDLSQSAFLSWLSQTQSHGSLLSSSVLTPDSSPGKLDPTPTQPLEEPEPDEAESIPDSQAPWFNFSAQMPCNAAPTPPPAVSEDQPTLSPQQPASSKPMSRPSAANPCSPVQLSSTPLPGMAAKRRAGDPGGTPQSLTGLGQPKRRGRPPSKFFKQIEQRYLTQLTAQPVPAEMCSGWWCIQDPETLDATLKALHPRGIREKALHKHLNKHRDFLQEVCLRPSTDPIFEPSQLPASQEGIMSWCPKEKTYETDLAVLQWVEELEQRVILSDLQIRGWTCPSPDSTREDLSYCEHLPDSQEDITWRGRGREGLAPQRKTTNPLDLAVMRLAALEQNVERRYLREPLWPAHEVVLEKALLSTPSSAPQCTTTEISYEITPRIRAWRQTLERCRSAAQVCLCLGQLERSIAWEKSVNKVTCLVCRKGDNDEFLLLCDGCDRGCHIYCHRPKMEAVPEGDWFCAVCLAQVEGGFTQKPGFPKRGQKRKSSYELNFPEGDGRRRRVLSRGRESPAVPRYSEEGLSPSKRRRLSMRNHHSDLTFCEIILMEMESHDAAWPFLEPVNPRLVSGYRRIIKNPMDFSTMRERLLRGGYTSSEEFAADALLVFDNCQTFNEDDSEVGKAGHIMRRFFESRWEEFYQGKQANL; translated from the exons ATGGAGGCAAACGACCATTTTAACTTTACTGGCCTTCCCCCTGCACCTGCTGCCTCAGGACTGAAACCCTCTCCCTCCTCAGGGGAGGGCCTCTACACTAACGGGTCTCCCATGAACTTCCCCCAGCAAGGGAAAA gTTTGAATGGGGATGTGAATGTTAATGGCTTATCTACTGTATCTCACACTACTACTTCAGGGATTTTGAACTCTGCTCCCCACTCCTCCAGCACCTCACACCTCCATCACCCCAGCGTGGCCTACGACTGTCTCTGGAACTACTCACAGTACCCATCTGCCAATCCTGGCAGCAACCTCAAGGACCCACCCCTTCTCTCCCAGTTCTCGGGGGGACAATACCCACTCAACGGCATCCTTGGGGGCAGCCGGCAACCTTCATCCCCAAGTCACAACACTAACCTTCGGGCTGGGAGCCAAGAGTTCTGGGCCAACGGTACCCAGAGTCCCATGGGGCTTAACTTCGACTCACAGGAACTGTATGATTCCTTTCCTGACCAGAATTTTGAGGTGATGCCCAATGGACCCCCTAGTTTTTTCACCTCCCCACAGACTTCTCCTATGTTGGGATCCAGCATCCAGACCTTTGCACCCTCCCAGGAGGTAGGCAGTGGTATCCATCCCAATGAGGCGGCAGAAAAGGAGCTGACTTCAGTTGTGGCAGAGAATGGCACTGGCTTGGTAGGCAGCCTGGAGCTGGAAGAAGAGCAGCCAG AACTGAAGATGTGTGGCTACAATGGCTCTGTCCCTTCTGTGGAATCATTACACCAAGAGGTCTCAGTCTTGGTCCCTGACCCCACAGTGAGCTGCTTAGATGATCCTTCACATCTTCCTGATCAACTGGAAGACACTCCAATCCTCAGTGAAGTCTCTCTGGAGCCCTTCAACCCTCTGGCACCGG AGCCAGTGAGTGGAGGACTCTATGGTATAGATGACACGGAGCTGATGGGTACAGAGGACAAGCTGCCTCTTGAGGACAGCCCTGTGATTTCTGCCCTTGATTGCCCTTCCCTCAATAACGCCACTGCCTTCAGTCTCCTGGCAGATGATAGTCAAACTTCAGCCTCTATCTTTGCCAGCCCCACCTCTCCACCTGTCCTTGGGGAGTCTGTCCTGCAAG ATAACACCTTTGACCTGAACAATGGTAGTGAtgcagaacaggaagaaatggagactCAGTCTTCAGACTTCCCACCATCTCTGACCCAGCCAGCCCCTGACCAGTCATCCACTATTCAGCTCCATCCAGCAACTTCACCAGCAGCCCCTCCAACAGCCTCCCCGGCAATCTCCCTGGCAGTTTCGCCAGCAGCCTCCCTGGAAATCTCTCCAGAAGTCTCCCCAGCAGTTTCGCCAGCAGTCTCCCCAGAAGTTTCTCCAGTCATCTCCCCAGCAGCATTCCCAGCTGTCTCTCCAACTTCCTCAGCAGCCCTTCCACCAGTCTCCTCAGAAGTCTCCTTGACGGCCTCCCCGGTGACCTCCCCAAAAGTGTCCCCTGCAGCTTCCCCAGCAGCTGTCCTCCCAGCAGCCTCCCCGGCAGATAAAGATGTCAGCAGCCTCCCTGAAACCACTGCTGACCTGGAGGAAATCACTGGAGAAGGAGTCACTACTTCTGGTAGTG GTGATGTCCTGAGGAGACGTATTGCTACCCCAGAAGAAGTTCGTCTTCCCCTCCAGCATGG GTGGCGGAGAGAGGTGCGCATCAAGAAGGGTAGCCACCGATGGCAGGGGGAGACATGGTATTATGGCCCCTGTGGGAAGAGGATGAAACAGTTCCCAGAAGTGATCAAG TACCTGAGCCGCAACGTGGTACACAATGTCCGTCGTGAGCACTTCAGTTTCAGTCCCCGTATGCCTGTTGGAGATTTCTTTGAAGAGAGAGACACGCCAGAG GGCTTGCAGTGGGTGCAGCTCTCAGCAGAGGAGATCCCTTCCAGGATTCAGGCAATTACGGGGAAACGGGGCCGACCTCGAAACACTGAGAAGGCCAAGACTAAGGAAGTCCCCAAGGTGAAACGGGGACGAGGTCGGCCACCGAAGGTCAAAATCACCGAGCTGTTGAATAAGACAGATAACCGCCTCCTAAAGAAACTGGAGGCCCAAG AAACACTGAATGAGGAGGATAAAGCAAAGATGACTAAAATCAAGAAGAAGATGAAGCAGAAGGTACAACGAGGAGAGTGTCAGTCTACTGTCCAAGGGCAG GCCAGAAACAAGCGGAAACAAGAGACCAAGAGCTTAAAGCAGAAGGAAGCTAAGAAGAAACCCAAG gtggagaaggagaaggtaaagacaaagcaggaaaaactgaaggagaaagtgaagagagagaagaaagagaaggtaaaattgaaggaaaaggaggaagtggCCAAAGGCAAGTCAGCCTGTAAAGCAGATAAAACGCTGGCCATGCAGAGGCGCTTGGAGGAGCGGCAGAGGCAGCAGATGATCTTGGAGGAGATGAAGAAGCCCACAGAGGATATGTGTCTGACTGACCATCAG CCTCTACCTGACTTCTCACGCATCCCTGGTCTGATCCTGCCCAGTGGGGCCTTCTCAGACTGCTTGACCATCGTGGAATTCCTGCACAGCTTCGGCAAGGTGCTGGGCTTTGACCCTGCCAAAGATGTACCCAGCCTGGGAGTCCTACAGGAGGGACTCCTGTGTCAAGGCGACAGCCTGGGTGAGGTGCAAGATCTGCTGGTGCGGCTCCTGAAGGCTGCGCTCTATGATCCTGGCTTGCCTTCCTACTGTCAG TCCTTAAAGATCTTGGGAGAGAAGGTGTCTGAGATCCCACTGACAAGAGACAATGTGTCTGAGATCCTGCGCTGCTTCCTCATGGCGTATGGAGTGGAGCCAGCCCTCTGTGACAGCCTGCGCACCCAGCCTTTTCAGGCCCAGCCACCCCAGCAGAAGGCTGCTGTCCTGGCCTTCCTTGTACATGAGCTCAACGGTTCCACGCTCATCATCAa TGAGATTGACAAGACTCTGGAGAGTATGTCCAGCTACAGGAAAAACAAGTGGATTGTCGAAGGCCGGCTCCGGAG ACTGAAAACTGCTCTGGCCAAGCGAACTGGGCGACCGGAGGTAGAGATGCAAGGGCCAGAGGAGGGCCTGGGGCGGAGGCGCAGTTCTCGAATCATGGAGGAGACCAGTGgcatggaggaagaggaagaggaagagaccgTGGCGACTGTCCATGGCCGTAGGGGTCGAAGAGATGGAGAG gttgATGCCACAGCATCAAGCATCCCAGAGCTAGAGCGCCAAATAGAAAAACTCAGCAAG CGTCAGCTCTTCTTTCGAAAAAAGCTGCTTCATTCATCCCAGATGCTTCGGGCAGTCTCCTTGGGTCAGGACCGCTACAGACGCCGCTATTGGGTCTTGCCCTATTTGGCTGGTATCTTTGTGGAAGGAACAGAGGAGAGCTTAG TTCCTGAGGATGTGATAAAGCAGGAAACTGACTCCTTAAAAGTGGCAGCCCATCCAGCCCCCAGTCCAGCCCCCTTCTCTCTGAAGAAGGAGTTAGCTGGCTCCAGCACCTCTGCCAGTACTCCTGTCCGGGCCCGAGGCCGACCTCGGAAAACTAAGCCTGGGTCTATGCAACCTAGGCACCTTAAATCCCCTGTTAGGGGTCAGGGTTCAGAACAGCCTGATGCCCAGCTTCAGCCTGAAATTCAGCCCCATCCTCAGCTTCAGGCTCATGCTCAGCCCCAACCCCAGCTTCAGCTCCATCCCCAATCCCAAAATGGGTTTCTGGAGCCAGAAGGCTCCCCCTTGTCCTTGGGTCAGAGCCAGCATGACCTCAGCCAGTCAGCCTTCCTGTCTTGGCTGAGCCAGACTCAGAGCCATGGCTCCCTACTGAGCAGCTCAGTCCTCACACCTGACAGCAGCCCTGGAAAACTGGACCCAACCCCAACACAGCCCTTGGAGGAGCCAGAGCCTGATGAGGCAGAATCCATCCCCGATTCTCAAGCTCCCTGGTTTAACTTCTCAGCCCAGATGCCTTGCAATGCTGCCCCTACACCACCCCCTGCAGTTTCTGAGGACCAGCCTACACTCTCCCCTCAGCAACCTGCCTCCTCCAAGCCA ATGAGTAGACCCAGTGCTGCCAACCCCTGTTCTCCAGTGCAGCTCTCTTCTACCCCTTTACCTGGGATGGCCGCTAAGAGGCGAGCAGGAGACCCTGGGGGAACACCACAGAGTCTCACAGGGCTAGGACAGCCAAAACGGAGAGGGAGACCCCCCAGTAAGTTCTTCAAACAGATAGAGCAGCGTTATCTAACCCAGCTGACTGCCCAGCCCGTCCCTGCAG AGATGTGCTCTGGCTGGTGGTGCATCCAAGATCCTGAGACACTGGATGCCACGCTCAAGGCCCTGCACCCCCGAGGCATCCGAGAAAAGGCACTTCACAAACACCTAAACAAGCACAGGGACTTCTTACAGGAAGTCTGCCTACGACCTTCAACTG ACCCCATCTTTGAGCCCAGTCAGCTACCTGCCTCTCAAGAAGGGATTATGAGCTGGTGCCCCAAAGAGAAGACCTATGAGACAGACCTGGCCGTGCTTCAGTGGGTAGAGGAGCTGGAACAACGGGTTATCCTGTCTGATCTGCAGATTCGG GGCTGGACCTGTCCCAGCCCAGACTCTACTCGTGAAGACTTGTCCTACTGTGAGCATCTACCTGACTCTCAGGAGGATATCACCTGGAGAGGTCGAGGTAGGGAAGGACTGGCACCCCAACGTAAAACTACCAACCCTCTGGACCTGGCTGTGATGCGGCTGGCTGCCCTGGAGCAGAATGTGGAGCGGCGGTATCTACGGGAGCCCCTCTGGCCAGCTCATGAGGTGGTGCTAGAGAAGGCCTTGCTCAGCACGCCCAGTAGTGCCCCCCAGTGCACCACTACAGAGAT ATCATATGAGATCACCCCTCGCATTCGAGCATGGCGACAGACCCTTGAGCGGTGCAGGAGTGCAGCCCAGGTGTGCTTGTGCCTGGGCCAGCTGGAGAGGTCGATTGCCTGGGAGAAGTCCGTCAACAAAGTG ACCTGTCTCGTCTGCCGGAAGGGTGACAATGATGAGTTTCTTCTGCTTTGTGATGGGTGTGACCGCGGCTGCCACATTTACTGCCATCGGCCCAAGATGGAGGCTGTCCCAGAAGGAGATTGGTTCTGTGCAGTATGTTTGGCCCAG GTAGAGGGAGGATTCACTCAGAAGCCTGGTTTCCCAAAACGAGGCCAGAAGCGGAAAAGTAGTTATGAGCTGAACTTCCCAGAGGGGGATGGCCGCCGACGCCGGGTACTGTCAAGGGGTCGAGAAAGCCCAGCGGTGCCCCGCTACTCAGAAGAAGGGCTGTCCCCCTCCAAGCGGCGGCGACTCTCCATGCGGAACCACCACAGTGATCTCACATTTTGCGA GATTATCTTGATGGAGATGGAGTCCCATGATGCAGCTTGGCCTTTCCTGGAGCCCGTGAACCCACGTTTGGTGAGCGGGTACCGGCGCATTATCAAAAACCCTATGGATTTTTCCACCATGCGGGAGCGACTGCTCCGGGGAGG GTACACCAGCTCGGAGGAGTTCGCGGCAGATGCACTCCTGGTCTTTGACAACTGCCAGACCTTCAATGAGGATGACTCTGAAGTGGGCAAGGCTGGGCACATCATGCGCCGCTTCTTCGAGAGCCGCTGGGAGGAGTTTTATCAGGGAAAACAGGCCAATCTGTGA